From a region of the Alphaproteobacteria bacterium genome:
- a CDS encoding glutathione S-transferase N-terminal domain-containing protein, with amino-acid sequence MIDFYSWATPNGRKISIALEEMGLAYRLHKVDITKGEQFTPGFLALNPNNKIPVIQDQDGPDGQPITVFESGAILIYLAEKTGQFLPQDRRGRTLTLQWLMFQMGGLGPMLGQTHHFLHFAPEKVPYGIERYKGETKRLYGVLNRRLGEAAFMAGDYSIADMAAYPWIAVHPRQEIDIGDFPNVARWLAELSARPAVQRGMAVG; translated from the coding sequence ACCCCCAACGGGCGCAAAATCTCCATAGCGCTCGAGGAAATGGGCTTGGCCTACCGGCTACATAAAGTGGATATCACCAAGGGCGAGCAGTTCACCCCTGGCTTCCTGGCCCTGAACCCCAACAACAAAATTCCGGTGATCCAAGACCAGGATGGGCCGGACGGCCAGCCGATCACGGTCTTCGAATCCGGGGCCATCCTGATTTATCTGGCCGAAAAAACCGGCCAGTTCCTGCCGCAAGACCGGCGCGGGCGAACCTTGACGCTGCAATGGCTGATGTTTCAGATGGGCGGGCTGGGGCCGATGCTGGGCCAAACCCACCATTTTTTGCATTTCGCGCCCGAGAAGGTGCCCTATGGGATCGAGCGCTACAAAGGCGAGACCAAACGGCTTTACGGCGTGCTGAACAGGCGCCTGGGCGAAGCCGCCTTCATGGCGGGCGATTATTCCATCGCCGACATGGCGGCCTATCCTTGGATCGCGGTGCATCCGCGCCAGGAAATCGACATCGGCGACTTTCCCAATGTGGCGCGCTGGCTTGCCGAGTTGTCGGCACGGCCTGCGGTGCAGCGTGGCATGGCGGTGGGATGA